The DNA window GACTTTTTTAAGTAAAACCTTGTTATGTGGCCCTAAAATATTCTTCCTCATGTTTGTAAATGTGTTGAGATACTTGTGTATAATGTCATGAGCTTCTTTGAGCTATCCATTCGAGTTGCGTCATATTTGCTTAGGTGGTAACCTTGTGACTTGAAAATGTTGCTTTTGTTTTAGGTACTTCACTTTGTCTTTCTTGCGTGAGATGTGTGTAGACATTAAGTGATACCTTGATTGATACTTGGTTCTAATGCTTTGTTGTTACCAATTGCATGTCCTGCCTGTTAGGATAAAACATGGATGTCATCCTTGTTAGGATAGCCTAGAGTGGCATGTATGCTTAGGTTACAACTTGTAAGTTGTTTGAACTCTCTCTTATGATTAATTATGATCATTGTGACATGTTGGAATGCTCTGGTTATTTGCATCCATTCTTGTTAGAATAGGATTCCTCTTGATGCATGGTTATGCAAAATGGTTTAAGTTGTGTGGATTACTCTTGCTTGAAAGCATGTTTAGTCGTTACCAAAATTGGAAAGTGTGTTGCTTGCTTGATTGCTTTGTTAAGTATGTCTTGTACCAAgttttattaaaactaaaaaaagagATTGTTATCTCTAACACTTGTAAGTGTTTGATGTCAAATGTTTGTTAATGTTTGATCCATGTTTGGTTGTTACCTATGTATTGTGATGCTACTTTGTTAAGTGcattttgttttgagttttgttAAACTTAGGTGAACCATGGTGATGGTTTTGCTTGATTTGTCTTGGGTTGTTGTTAGGGCTTAGGGTAGATGTTGTTTGGTTGTAACCTTGTTTCTCATAATTGTTATCTTACCTTGTTAggtatgattttatttgatactTGTAAGTATTCAAAGTAGGATCGTAATCCCTGTTGCTTGTGCTTATTGATAAGTGTTTGGTTAAATGCTTATGCTATGCTTTCTCATCCAATCTTGCTGGAGTTGTAACTTCATTCCATGTTGTCTCTTtattgccatgttcccttaggagctctttcttctttgttaagaggaatttagGTAGACCTTAGGTTTGTTAACCATGCATGCTAACTCTAGTTAGAGTTCCCTTTTctcttatccttgaccttaggacCATTTGTATGTTAATACTAGGGTAGTTGTTAGAGATGTAGGTTCCCTTTTTGCATAAGACACAAAATCcataaaacacaataaaacattaataaaggtagaaaataataaaatgagaatggaagctctcgtccctcttgtttaaggggatcacttgagtggaagttcccaatcataaaaaacaccaatcTAGAGTAGCTCGACCTCCCTTGTTTAAGGGAGTCACTCGAAACACTCGACATACTTTTCTTTTGCTTCTAAGAGCAGGTTACTTCCACTTCATTCCCAgcttaagtctccaaaggtcgagcagcggagtgtgatgtaactgttcactaaaaaacacccaacaaacaataaaaaacgTAGAAACTGCTGAGCAGAACTACGACGCTCTAAGTCTTCataagaggatacgtaggcatagaggcaactctaacgagcacaataattattaaaaaatctaagttaatcatgcattgcattaaCAAGTAAGTAGtattagatacaccctttagatagaaataagcataggtggataccgtcgagtacgacgggtgtgaggggtgctagtacctttcCCTCGTGTaatcgactcccgtaccttgttctctggtcgaaagaacttgttcttattcgagttaggtttcctggtattcctttttcccgatgggatgaatatattagtggcgactcagGTCcattttttcgcggtagcgacagacgCCTCAAATGTGTTGTTGTTTTTGAGAgtttgcactctgattttcctaTTAAGctgaggggtagatttggggtgttacattagtggtatcaaagcaggtcggtccgtccacCCATGTGTCGTGTTATAGTGTAGTCTAATAATACTCGTAATGTTATTTGTGttgattgcttttgtgttgtagtgatgATTTGAGATGGCTGGAAGGAATGATGCTGCGATTGTTGCTACTTTGGAAGGAATGGCTCAAGCTTTAGAACATCAGCCGAATGTTGGTGAGAATTCTGCGTCTCACAATTTGGCTACCTTTCAGAGGGAGAATCCACCTGTTTTCAAGGGAACTCATGATCCTGATGGCACATTGACATGGCTAaaggagattgagagaatctTCCGTGTGATGGATTGTACTCCAGATAATAAGGTTTGGTATAGGACTCATATGCTAGaaattgaggctgatgagtggtGGCTAGAGACTCATTAGAGGTTGGGAGCTAATGGTGAAGAGATCACTTGGACTGTGTTCCGTAGGGAGTTCTTGAGGAATTACTTTCTTGAggatgtccgtggcaagaaggaaatcgAATTCCTTGAGTTGAACCAAGGGAATAAGTTGGTTgttgagtatgctgctaagtttggtgagttggctaagttttaccaacATTATGATGGACCAAGTGGTGAATTTtataagtgcatcaagtttgagaatggattGCGCCCAGAAATCAAGAAGGCGATTACTTACTAGAAGATTCGTATTTTTTCTGATTTGGTTGATAGTTATCGGATTTATGAAGAGGACAATAATGCTCATTATCGGGTTATTAGTGAAAAGCGAGGCAAGAGTCAACAAGGCCGTGGCAAGCCTTATGATGCTCTAGTTGGCAAGGGTAAGCAGAAAGCTAATGAGGGCAAGAGGACTAgcgggggagatgctcctgctggtgTTGTGTGATTCAAGTGTGGCAAAGTTGGTCATAAGAGTATTGTGTGTACTGCTGATGCTTTGAGGTGTTTCCATTGTGGTGAGCTTGGACATGCGGCACCTGCATGCAAGCATAAGCAGATTGTGTGTTTAAATTATggtgaagaagaacatattggaagcaagtgtcagaagcccaagaaggagcaagctagtggaaaggtgttcgccttgtcgggaactcagacTACTAGTGAGGATGcactcatcagaggtacttgtttcattaataacattcctttaattactattattgataccggtgatACTCATTGCTTTATCTCTGctgattgtgttgaaagattggATCTTGTGTTATCTGCTATGAACagagagatggttgtcgatactccggctaagggaTCGGTAACTACTTCTCTCGTGTGTTTAAAGTGTCCCTTGTCGATTTTCAACAGagattttgttgttgattttgtttgcttgcCGTTAAGAGGTTTGGACGTGATCTTGGGGATTAACTGATTAGAGCATAACCATGTTCACATTAATTGTTTTTTCATCTCCCGAAGAGGAAGGTATTGAGTTGTTGTCGGCTAGACAGATGCGCATGTTGATGAAAGAAGAAGTGCAAGTGTTTGCTTTGGTTGCATCAATGTTTGTTGAGAACCAATCGATAATAGATGAGTTGAAGGTGGTGCgtgaatttcctgaagttttccctgataaaattcctgatgtaccgcctgagagagaagttgagttctctatgAATCTTGTACCCGGTACTAGACttgtgtctatggcaccgtacaggatgtctgcatcggagttgtctgaattgaagaagaaactggaagaattgcttgagaagaagtttgtgagacctagtgtcTCGCCATatggagctccagtgttgttggtaaagaagaaagatggaagtatgagactttgtattaaTTATCGTCAATTAAATAAGGcgacaatcaagaacaagtatccacttccaagaattaatgatttgatggatcagttggttagggcccgtgtgtttagcaagattgatttgaggtcaggttaccatcagattaaagtgaaagatgaggatatgcagaagacggctttcaggACCTGTTATGCATATTTTGAGTATTCTGTGATGCCCTTCGGTTTTACTAATGCGCCgagagtatttatggagtacatgaaccgtatttttcataAGTACCTGGATcattttgtggtggtgttcattgatgatatttttatttactctaaatctgaatcagatcatgctgagcatttgaggtTGGTATTGCATGTCttcaaagagaagaagttgtatgtgaagttgtccaagtgtgagttctagttgaaagaagttagttttcttggtcatgttattTCTAGTGATGGCATTGTTGTGGATACATATAAAGTAGATGTCGTGTTAAGATGGGAAAATCCTAAGTTggctaccgagattcgaagctttttgggatatgccggttattatagaaggttcattgacgggttttctaagttggcacttccgttgacgaagttgacttgtaagggtaacGCTTTTGTATGGGATCTTCAATGTGAAGAAATTTTTACCgatttgaagaagaggttgacgtcggtaccaattttgatattgcctaatccagAAGAATCGTttatggtttattgtgatgcttctaagatgggtttaggaggtgtgctcatgcaaaatgataaggttgttgcttatgcattgaggcagttgagagttcatgagaagaactatcctacgcatgatttagaaCTTGCTGCTGTTGTGTTTgtattaaagatttggaggcattatctctatggttctagatttgaagtatttagtgaccataagagtttgaagtatttgtttgatcagaaagaattgaatatgaggcaatTAAGGTGGTTAGAGTTGTTGAAAGACTATGATTTCgatttgaattatcatccaggaaaagctaatgttgtggcTGATGCTTTGAGTCGAAAGACGTTGCATATGTCGGCTAGGATGGTTAAGGAATTGGAATTGATTGAGAAAttcagagatatgagtttggtatgtgaattaACACCTAtgagtgttagattgggtatgttgaagattaacaatgattttctggatagtatcAAGGAAGCtcagaagttggatgtgaaattggtGGATTCGATGGTTGGAATCGATCAAGTTGAGAATAGTGATTTAAAGTTGGATGCGCAAGGTGTGTTGAGATTTCGTAATTGGATTTGTATTCCCGATCATGTGGATTTGAAGAGAGcgattcttgaggaaggtcatatGATCGCGACTTTATGCGTCTATTAATCAGAAAACTGCAAGGGCACAGTCGTTCCGTGTAGTCTTAAAAGATATCAAATCCAtatggactatgaatcgatctaccgttatctaaggttactatgtaaagctaaggttAGAGATATTTTAGTTATGTTTTAGGGGAAAATAAGAGTTAGATCTAGATAAAATATTAATAGGCGGTTATCGGTATGTAATTCGTCAAACTTAGGGAATCCGAAGTTCCACTGGCCTAGTTTTTAATCTAACAAAAATCTTTCATTAAATACTGTTAATATAAAAATCCTTTTCTCAAACTCTCATTCTAATGAATCAGACTATGATTCTAACTCGTAAAGTATGCTCTCGCTATCCCATTAGATTTAAaaccactttttgaaaataacagaATCCATAGTATTCCCTTTTCAGTAAATAATACTCATTTAAAAACCCTTATCTCAAACTCTCACTATGTTGATTAAGATTATGCTAGTAATCCATAACGTACACTCTCTTTATCCCGCCGAGTTTAAAAGCactttttaaaaatgaataaaatctaattagttttaatacgctctcgctgtccttaaaactaatgtcaagTGTCCACTATCCGGTtttaaatctcaaactctcgctctattgatttccAACCTTAGCCCGTTTTTACTGTCGTAACAAACTTTTCAAGTAATATTAATTGGATACTAAAACCAGAAAAAGTGATTTTCGATAAAACAAGATTTAGGCCAGTTTATTTCGGATTCCTTTGGTTAGATTAGTTTACATACCGATACCAAATTagtttagccagacatactttTTAATTCAATTATGCATAAACAATCATAATTAATATACTCGGACATATTCAATAACATACGGACAGATAGCAtgcaataatattaaataaatcaaagcTATTATAAATAGGAAACCTGGAACTAAACAATACTGGAATTTGTAATGCCCCGTTttgatttagaattatttttaattattttaataattatacgATGTGATGATGCGATGTATTTGATGAAGAACGTTCGTATATGTTGGTCTTATATGATGTGAGGTGTTGTGAGATATTTGATAGAAtaaatattgttataattattagtggaatattataattattggcatttaattaattaataaaaataaggaaGGGAAAAGTGGGATTATCATAATAGAGGTCCAAGGGGTTAAGTGGTCATATCAAGGGAAGTTATAGGTTAGGTCGTGTAATTCTGTGAAAAGAGAGAACGAAGCACAGAAAGTGAGAAGAAGAGAACGATCGTAGAAGGAAGAATAGCATAGTGGTAAAGCTTAAAGAATcgaaaacctaaggtaagggtgtggTTCTGATTATCTAATAAGGGATATAACTGTAGGTAAATTGATGATTGCAT is part of the Vicia villosa cultivar HV-30 ecotype Madison, WI linkage group LG2, Vvil1.0, whole genome shotgun sequence genome and encodes:
- the LOC131648833 gene encoding uncharacterized protein LOC131648833; translated protein: MAGRNDAAIVATLEGMAQALEHQPNVGENSASHNLATFQRENPPVFKGTHDPDGTLTWLKEIERIFRVMDCTPDNKVWEFLRNYFLEDVRGKKEIEFLELNQGNKLVVEYAAKFGELAKFYQHYDGPSGEFYKCINYRIYEEDNNAHYRVISEKRGKSQQGRGKPYDALVGKGKQKANEGKRTSGGDAPAGVVLDLVLSAMNREMVVDTPAKGSKELNMRQLRWLELLKDYDFDLNYHPGKANVVADALSRKTLHMSARMVKELELIEKFRDMSLRMAGRNDAAISEALEALAQAVQHQPNAGGNDVSRALETFQRNHPPAFRGKHDREGAHEWLKEVERIFRVMDCSDAQKVRFGTHMLEGEADDWWVATCQRLEGVGTALTWHVVRREFLVK